From Oryza sativa Japonica Group chromosome 4, ASM3414082v1, one genomic window encodes:
- the LOC4336307 gene encoding 60S ribosomal protein L23A, protein MAPKAAPAKKGDAKAQALKAAKAVKSGTAKKTTKKIRTSVTFHRPKTLKKSRDPKYPRVSTPGRNKLDQYQILKYPLTTESAMKKIEDNNTLVFIVDLKADKKKIKAAVKKMYDIQAKKVNTLIRPDGKKKAYVKLTPDYDALDVANKIGII, encoded by the exons ATGGCTCCTAAAG CTGCTCCTGCCAAGAAGGGTGATGCCAAGGCCCAAGCCTTGAAGGCAGCCAAGGCTGTTAAGTCTGGGACAGCCAAGAAGACGACCAAGAAGATCCGCACATCCGTGACATTTCACCGCCCCAAGACCTTGAAGAAGTCTAGGGACCCCAAGTACCCAAGAGTCAGTACCCCTGGGAGGAACAAGCTTGATCAGTACCAGATCCTTAAGTATCCCCTTACCACTGAATCCGCAATGAAGAAGATCGAAGACAACAACACTCTGGTCTTCATTGTTGACCTTAAGGCtgacaagaagaagatcaaggcTGCTGTCAAGAAGATGTACGACATCCAGGCAAAGAAAGTGAACACTCTGATCAG GCCTGATGGGAAGAAGAAGGCTTACGTGAAGCTGACACCAGACTACGATGCTCTCGACGTGGCCAACAAGATTGGCATCATCTAA
- the LOC4336309 gene encoding uncharacterized protein, with protein sequence MSGANARGRLSPASGGGGDSEPRSAGSRTRSVSATRGRKPSPRPGRDAAAAAAEEKKPAAVPTLLPSLSVPAGMRRQELLLRSGLSLDASCSSDASTDSFCSRASTGRIGRPTFGARKKKTLCQTDHKIVSMLEREVGLASANDVPGLKRRCSWVTANTEPCYAAFHDEEWGVPVHDDKVLFELLVLSGALAELTWPTILNKRPIFREVFMDFDPVLVSKLSEKKIIAPGSPSSTLLSEQKLRGVIENARQILKIVEEFGTFDKYCWSFVNNKPILSRFRYPRQVPVKTSKADAISKDLVRRGFRSVGPTVVYTFMQVSGMTNDHLISCYRFAECAAAATGSNTTVGSETNSDSSNRATEQQMNGTNGLAADIARTIDELSIS encoded by the exons ATGTCCGGGGCTAACGCGAGGGGGCGGCTCTCGCCGGcttccggcggcggtggagactCTGAGCCGCGGTCTGCGGGGAGCAGGACGCGGTCGGTTTCCGCTACAAGGGGACGGAAGCCGTCGCCGAGGCCTGggagggatgcggcggcggcggcggcggaggagaagaagccCGCCGCGGTGCCCACATTGCTGCCCTCGCTCAGTGTGCCGGCAGGGATGCGCAGGCAGGAGCTGCTGCTGCGCTCGGGGCTGTCGCTCGACGCGTCGTGCTCGTCGGACGCATCCACGGACTCGTTCTGCAGCCGGGCGTCCACGGGGCGGATTGGGAGGCCGACGTTTGGGGCTAGGAAGAAGAAGACTCTCTGTCAGACTGATCACAAGATTGTTTCCATGCTGGAAAGGGAGGTTGGATTGGCTTCTGCTAATGATGTGCCTGGTCTGAAGAGGAGGTGTTCATGGGTGACAGCTAATACTG AACCCTGTTATGCTGCATTTCATGACGAAGAATGGGGAGTTCCAGTTCATGATGACAA GGTGTTGTTTGAGTTGCTGGTGCTCTCAGGTGCATTGGCTGAACTTACATGGCCAACAATTCTGAACAAGAGACCTATATTCAG GGAGGTTTTCATGGATTTTGACCCTGTATTGGTCTCTAAACTAAGTGAAAAGAAGATTATTGCACCTGGAAGTCCTAGCAGTACCTTGTTATCTGAACAAAAACTGCGTGGTGTCATTGAAAATGCACGCCAAATACTCAAG ATTGTAGAGGAGTTTGGAACGTTTGATAAGTATTGTTGGAGCTTTGTGAACAACAAACCTATTTTGAGCAGATTCAGGTATCCCCGCCAGGTTCCTGTCAAAACATCTAAAGCGGATGCGATAAGCAAAGATTTGGTTCGCAGGGGGTTCCGTAGCGTAGGCCCAACAGTTGTCTACACGTTTATGCAAGTTTCAGGCATGACCAATGACCACTTGATCTCCTGCTACCGGTTTGCTGAATGCGCTGCTGCAGCAACTGGTTCTAACACAACTGTTGGGAGCGAAACGAATTCAGACAGTAGCAATCGTGCCACGGAACAGCAGATGAATGGAACCAATGGACTAGCTGCTGATATTGCACGTACAATAGATGAACTTAGCATTTCATAG
- the LOC4336308 gene encoding magnesium transporter MRS2-C, which translates to MDHDPKERLLLPPRAAAAAAANGPHRRAAPAAGGGGGGVAIDVHGLKRRGGGRRSWVRVDAATGASEAVEVAKPALMRRLDLPARDLRLLDPLFVYPSAILGRERAVVCNLERIRCIITADEALILRDPDVAGGGAETEEAVRRYVAELQRRLVDRADDLPFEFIALEVALEAACSFLDAQAVELEADAYPLLDELTTKISTLNLERVRRLKSKLVALTRRVQKVRDEIEQLMDDDGDMAEMYLTEKKRRMEASLLEEQAFQGMGNSGFGSSFSAPVSPVSSPPASRRLEKELSFARSRHDSFKSADSSQYSIEELEMLLEAYFVVIDYTLSKLTSLKEYIDDTEDFINIQLDNVRNQLIQFELLLTTATFVVAIFGVVSGVFGMNFEVDLFNVPHAFEWTLVITGVCGLVIFCCFIWYFKKRRFFPL; encoded by the exons ATGGACCACGATCCCAAGGAGCGGCTCCTCctgccgccccgcgccgcggcggcggcggcggccaatgggccccaccgccgcgccgcgcccgcggcgggcggcggcgggggcggcgtggCCATCGACGTCCACGGGCTGaagaggcgcggcggcgggcggcggtcgtGGGTGCGCGTggacgcggcgacgggggcgtcgGAGGCGGTGGAGGTCGCCAAGCCGGCGCTCATGCGGCGGCTCGACCTGCCCGCGcgcgacctccgcctcctcgaccCGCTCTTCGTCTACCCCTCCGCGATCCTCGGGCGCGAGCGCGCCGTCGTCTGCAACCTCGAGCGGATACGGTGCATCATCACCGCCGACGAGGCGCTCATCCTGCGCGACCCCGACGTGGCGGGGGGAGGAGCTGAGACGGAGGAGGCCGTGCGGAGGTACGTCGCTGAGCTGCAGCGCCGCCTCGTGGACCGCGCCGACGATCTGCCGTTCGAGTTCATCGCCCTGGAGGTCGCGCTCGAAGCTGCCTGCTCGTTCCTCGACGCACAG GCTGTCGAATTGGAGGCTGACGCTTATCCTTTACTGGATGAATTGACAACGAAAATCAGTACCCTTAACTTGGAACGTGTGCGGCGCCTAAAGAGTAAGCTGGTTGCATTGACTAGAAGGGTCCAAAAG GTCAGAGATGAGATAGAGCAGCTGATGGACGACGATGGTGATATGGCTGAAATGTACCTCacagagaagaagaggaggatggAAGCATCATTGCTAGAGGAGCAGGCGTTTCAGGGGATGGGCAATAGTGGATTTGGTTCATCTTTCTCTGCTCCAGTTTCGCCAGTTTCCTCACCCCCTGCTTCTCGAAGGCTTGAGAAGGAATTGAGTTTTGCCAGAAGTAGGCATGACAGCTTCAAGAGTGCAGACAGTAGTCAGTACAGCATAGAAGAACTTGAAATGTTGTTAGAGGCTTATTTCGTGGTCATTGATTACACCCTCAGCAAGTTAACTTCG CTGAAGGAGTATATTGATGATACAGAGGATTTCATCAACATACAACTG GACAACGTCCGAAACCAACTGATCCAATTTGAACTGCTGCTGACCACGGCTACATTCGTGGTGGCCATCTTCGGAGTTGTCTCGGGAGTTTTTGGCATGAACTTTGAGGTGGACTTGTTTAATGTACCACATGCGTTCGAATGGACGCTTGTCATTACAGGCGTATGCGGCTTAGTCATATTCTGCTGCTTCATCTGGTACTTCAAGAAGAGAAGGTTTTTCCCCTTGTAA
- the LOC9269012 gene encoding probable protein phosphatase 2C 42: MAQPQRPLQVPDITKSTHSGGNTVLAYASSAMQGYRSTMEDAHATIENLDALTNTSFFGVYDGHGGSAVARYCANHLHNKVLEQEDFSSNLANALRQSFFRMDEMLRNQAASKELTEYGSGNEYWRTAGRSWLRCAPCVLGPVYCGPLAEGCTACVVLIRNTQIVVGNAGDARCVISRNGQAIALSNDHKPNFPEETQRIVAAGGSVSFSRGSHRVNNGIAVSRAIGDLSYKNNKKLRPEQQLLTCSPEIRADQLTDDTEFLVIACDGVWDVLANQAVVDFVRLHLNNGVELSVICESLLQEAITRDPPSTDNMSVILVRFLHPEGNRGARAATSSTSTGTVPSRHSKSISL, from the exons ATGGCTCAACCTCAACGTCCCCTCCAAGTTCCTGACATAACAAAGTCTACTCATTCTGGAGGGAACACTGTACTTGCTTATGCTTCATCAGCTATGCAAGGATACCGTAGCACCATGGAAGATGCC CATGCGACTATTGAAAATCTTGATGCTCTCACTAACACGTCATTCTTTGGTGTTTATGATGGCCATGGAG GTTCTGCTGTAGCAAGGTATTGCGCAAATCACTTGCACAATAAGGTTTTGGAGCAAGAAGATTTTAGCAGTAACCTTGCTAATGCATTGAGGCAATCCTTTTTCAG AATGGATGAGATGTTGAGAAATCAGGCGGCAAGCAAGGAATTAACTGAGTATGGTAGTGGCAACGAGTATTGGAGAACAGCTGGGCGGTCTTGGCTCAGATGTGCTCCTTGTGTGCTG GGACCTGTCTATTGTGGACCATTAGCAGAAGGATGTACAGCATGTGTGGTTCTCATTAGAAATACGCAGATCGTTGTTGGAAATGCTGGTGATGCTCGTTGTGTAATCTCAAGGAATGGTCAG GCAATCGCTTTATCCAATGATCACAAACCAAATTTTCCGGAGGAAACTCAGAGAATAGTAGCTGCAGGAGGTTCCGTATCTTTTTCTAGGGGTTCCCACCGTGTTAATAATGGAATTGCAGTATCAAGAGCAATCG GGGATTTATCTTACAAGAACAACAAAAAGTTGCGTCCTGAACAACAATTGCTGACTTGTTCTCCTGAAATTCGAGCT GACCAATTAACTGATGATACCGAGTTTCTTGTTATAGCATGTGATGGAGTCTG GGATGTCTTGGCAAACCAGGCTGTGGTTGATTTTGTACGCCTTCACTTAAACAAT GGGGTGGAGCTGTCGGTAATCTGCGAGAGCCTTCTTCAGGAGGCCATTACACGAGACCCACCATCGACGGACAACATGAGCGTCATACTGGTTCGGTTCCTGCACCCAGAGGGCAACAGGGGGGCGAGGGCGGCTACTTCCAGCACCAGTACCGGCACCGTCCCCAGCCGCCACAGCAAAAGCATATCGCTTTGA